One Rhodothermales bacterium DNA window includes the following coding sequences:
- a CDS encoding SgcJ/EcaC family oxidoreductase: MRRLNICTLVLVLTAMGVLPHSSPAQAIEEVQSAIDVGNEGYMAAMANADARAFAAIFDTDGSRLSGGGDVVRGRHAITNQMGEFFTRVGPISATLETADLWVVDSLAYETGIWSYTFTPPGDTRRTIGGRYVTLWKRQVDDQWKIFAELGVPGTER, encoded by the coding sequence ATGCGACGCCTTAACATCTGCACACTCGTCCTTGTCCTGACAGCGATGGGCGTTCTACCCCACTCCTCCCCGGCCCAGGCCATCGAGGAGGTCCAGAGCGCCATCGACGTCGGCAATGAAGGGTATATGGCCGCGATGGCGAACGCCGATGCACGAGCATTCGCTGCCATCTTTGACACCGACGGTTCGCGTCTTTCCGGTGGCGGAGACGTCGTGCGCGGACGTCACGCGATCACAAATCAAATGGGGGAGTTTTTCACCCGGGTGGGCCCAATATCGGCCACCCTTGAAACCGCCGATCTCTGGGTCGTCGATTCGCTGGCGTACGAAACGGGAATCTGGTCCTACACGTTTACTCCACCGGGTGACACACGACGCACCATCGGGGGTCGATACGTTACGCTGTGGAAGCGGCAAGTCGACGACCAGTGGAAAATCTTCGCGGAACTAGGCGTGCCCGGCACCGAAAGGTAG